From Tachyglossus aculeatus isolate mTacAcu1 chromosome 12 unlocalized genomic scaffold, mTacAcu1.pri SUPER_6_unloc_1, whole genome shotgun sequence, the proteins below share one genomic window:
- the CEBPE gene encoding CCAAT/enhancer-binding protein epsilon — protein MSHGAYYECERRGPGLEFAGSRSGPGELGTMCDHEASIDLSAYIESGEEQLLSDLFSGKPPPEPRGLKGPGTPGFAHYLPPDPGPFAYSPHPFGPDRKGLGPSAYSPSGGYDPRAVAVKEEPRGPEGARSAGRSGYNPLQYQVAHCGQTAMHLPPALGTPSQPLRVLKGPLAAPPCSPLLKAPSPAGVPHKGKKAVNKDSLEYRLRRERNNIAVRKSRDKAKRRILETQQKVLEYMAENERLRSRVEQLSQELDTLRNLFRQIPEAAGLIKGVGGCG, from the exons ATGTCCCACGGTGCCTACTACGAGTGCGAGCGGCGAGGGCCGGGGCTGGAGTTCGCGGGGAGCCGCAGCGGGCCCGGGGAGCTGGGCACCATGTGCGACCACGAGGCGTCCATCGACCTGTCCGCCTACATCGAGTCCGGCGAGGAGCAGCTCCTCTCCGACCTTTTCTCGGGGAAGCCGCCCCCGGAGCCACGAGGGCTCAAGGGCCCTGGCACCCCCGGCTTCGCTCACTACCTCCCGCCCGACCCCGGACCCTTCGCCTACTCCCCGCACCCGTTCGGCCCCGACAGGAAGGGCCTGGGACCCAGCGCCTACAGCCCCTCCGGAGGCTACGACCCCCGAGCCGTGGCGGTCAAGGAGGAGCCGCGGGGCCCGGAGGGCGCCAGGAGCGCCGGGCGCAGCGGGTACAACCCCCTGCAGTACCAGGTCGCACACTGTGGGCAGACTGCCATGCATCTGCCCCCCGCCCTGGGCACACCCAGCCAGCCCTTACGGGTCCTCAAG ggccccctggccgcccctccctgcagccccctcctcaaagccccctccccggccggggTCCCCCACAAGGGCAAGAAGGCGGTGAACAAGGACAGTCTGGAGTATCGGCTGAGAAGGGAGCGGAACAACATCGCCGTGCGGAAGAGCCGGGACAAAGCCAAGCGTCGCATCCTGGAGACGCAGCAGAAGGTGCTGGAGTACATGGCCGAGAACGAGAGGCTGCGCAGCCGGGTGGAACAGCTCAGCCAGGAGCTGGACACGCTGCGGAACCTCTTCCGCCAGATCCCCGAGGCCGCCGGCCTCATCAAGGGCGTGGGCGGCTGCGGCTGA